Proteins encoded within one genomic window of Scheffersomyces stipitis CBS 6054 chromosome 3, complete sequence:
- a CDS encoding predicted protein: protein MSFKELLSEIGPENILPDKLLPALLQIKPNEVDQSVALLLSEILIPGSQGLPSSLTFVNNLPEANAKGAQLQACFRSIEGTNNFAINWYEVFSHVHQNLFDSQQRNIQPTVTSITQILSSLDFKEGLIDIFLNYEWWFNKTLLYLLQTMDPQQGAYDITLSKNVSFCFEDDKNSQSTPQQASARRNILKFVSIGKLELSVLTKIQQQQSQQLSEPERKLNLYLNHLFEHDYRSFPEYLIAAALTLPEKTQFLNDLVDTLFTLLNDSDSPALEKVILKFKELSPNLAASKLVNYYNSKKTIDSIGKILDVASSVGLLDTVVNEAWNADAKIGMKFLIESTLHDFDYKSFFDAKLGEPNRKATVYQALLESLEERAQRDYDKGQAASGSAATPGQTPVDPTKLLKIPFVYSFLEKLKSNGGLVDSEQLKNLQLLLLTTYPRLINFGNGHDETILANAENSNFFPPDVEQEMKSYYSKMYNKETEIKDIVDMLVRMKASDDPHQQDVFACMIHSLLDEYRFFSEYPLSALASTSLLFGALLEKDLIQGTTLTVALNFIWESCNQPQDSHLFKFAVQSLYNFKSRLHEYPIYCKHLLECRSLSAHAKMYQIVKDAANGIPCGQTVTSTPEVGPRYQSITVSDKTIGFVKQEEPPETISDKLLFFVNNMTEDNLKVSEVKDLLTENYFAWFSNYLVVDRAKAEPNNQGLYATLIEEIDEPILLEYVLNVSLKEVERLIRNAKDARNERNQLKNLGQWLGKITLANDKPLRRDQIALKFLLVEAYDFKSLPLIIPFVCKILDQAQYSKVFRPPNPWVLGIIKVLAELYKTADLTLNLKFEVEVLLNSFKMKISDVEPSTLIEVHNPNPASLAAMFGIHPETVTLANDISRLSLEGAHPLEQLQPRQFPAALTQQVVQDSLPPQSALLPQLQPAFKDQPPQQQQAQQQDTGLDTSFSNLIGNSIYTQHANLRRAFQASLSRAVRECAVPILSRVSEAVLTTTESLINKDFATERDAFKFRRSYQNMAQQLSHSMVLCSGRKLLAETIEATMLQLLGNNASELPLEELNAAIQANVGLCVEIVDKIASDNIAELIDERMQRFVQAREQHNAAEPYFDSTGNEYSLQLPEPLGLSKEGLSANQLSIYETFGSGSSTEVTPPQPEVSLSQPTAVVQEDSIPVDQLFTAITQSCEKAIQLLSDVTETKLSDLSPSHPIMQSLTQALGIAQANAIKYPELLLKAAQYAVNCLFTQVHDNPMCNEIYVVFLDKLCEYSPSTAKDVTWWLVHSSDQRKFNMPVIFSLLKVQLVSPTKLDSSIGRLINESNNPVVVKFAATLLLNVYSSTELRPIALRSEFGFTLDALNKYAGDDATEEDKQAKLARDNLIELLNRPTAPVSNQLYSQLGYVFAEWVKLLTHGEKSQDLEEQFIKGMLDTEILTDPTYFQVFFKAAIEISVAAFAAEHEIRSRTLRESYLAVDTLAMLIVRIVSQFDENEEAIDYLKKIISVILLVLANDHETAKANWNERAYFRFFSSLLSSWTDLTSVEGSELSAELNQEFYLYIGEVFNALQPIIYPGLTFAWVSLIAHRSFLPKLLELPDGAGYQTAVKLLSDLLKFQCVYGKDSNHDVVNVIFKALNRIFTGLLHDYPDFLVECHYQLVTAIPKGYTQLKNIVLSATPASVSVPDPFTRGLKVERLPEINDSPVVAYKPVDDLSKVGLKKPVDNFLRIPAPALMRTIYGGIKLNHPKEISESEVVHYNVKLVNALVLHVGISAVADRLPNNVRGFNTKSSQVALLVDLMNQGSSEFKFHLINAIANQLRYPNSHTHWFIGIILHFFSSNSIWGTAAAKATIQELITRVLLERRIVNKPHPWGLTIVFTELVKNGDYGFFDLPFVQDTTPELKNIFDSLSKNVKGSTPTSEN, encoded by the coding sequence ATGtccttcaaagaattgttATCAGAAATCGGTCCGGAAAACATATTGCCCGATAAGTTGTTACCGGCTTTACTCCAAATTAAACCTAATGAGGTAGACCAAAGTGTAGCCTTGCTCTTGTCGGAGATCTTGATCCCAGGATCTCAGGGCTTGCCTTCTAGCTTGACGTTTGTGAATAACCTACCTGAAGCCAACGCTAAAGGTGCTCAATTACAAGCCTGCTTCCGTTCTATAGAAGGAACAAATAATTTCGCCATAAATTGGTACGAAGTTTTCTCGCATGTGCATCAGAACTTGTTTGATTCGCAGCAGAGGAATATCCAGCCTACTGTCACTAGCATTACGCAGATCTTGTCGTCATTGGACTTCAAAGAAGGTCTAATTgatatcttcttgaactacGAGTGGTGGTTCAACAAGACATTATTGTATTTGTTGCAGACCATGGATCCCCAGCAAGGTGCTTATGATATCACTTTACTGAAGAACGTATCATTTTGCTTCGAAGACGATAAAAACTCGCAGTCTACTCCACAACAAGCATCTGCTAGGAGaaacatcttgaagtttgtcaGTATTGGTAAGCTAGAGCTTCTGGTGTTGACCAagattcaacaacaacaactgCAACAGCTTAGTGAACCAGAGCGAAAGTTGAATCTTTATTTGAACCATCTCTTTGAACACGACTACAGAAGCTTTCCAGAATACTtaattgctgctgctctCACTTTGCCAGAGAAAACGCAATTCCTCAACGACCTTGTTGATACTTTATTCACTTTGTTGAACGATAGCGATAGCCCAGCCTTGGAAAAGGtaatcttgaagttcaaggaattgagTCCTAATTTGGCTGCTTCAAAGTTGGTAAACTACTacaactccaagaagacTATTGATTCGATCGGAAAGATACTAGATGTCGCCTCTTCTGTGGGATTGCTTGACACTGTGGTGAATGAAGCATGGAACGCAGATGCCAAAATTGGtatgaaattcttgattgaATCGACTCTCCATGACTTCGACTACAAATCGTTCTTCGATGCCAAACTCGGAGAACCAAATCGAAAAGCAACAGTCTACCAAGCTTTGCTCGAGTCTTTAGAAGAAAGAGCGCAGAGGGACTATGACAAGGGCCAAGCCGCGAGCGGCTCTGCAGCTACTCCTGGTCAAACACCTGTAGACCCTACTAAGTTATTGAAGATTCCTTTTGTGTACAGTtttttggagaagttgaagagcaaCGGTGGATTAGTAGACTcagaacaattgaagaatcttcagTTGCTCCTTTTAACAACGTATCCCAGATTGATCAACTTTGGTAATGGTCACGACGAGACGATTTTGGCGAACGCTGAAAACTCAAATTTCTTCCCTCCTGACGTAGAACAGGAAATGAAATCGTATTATTCCAAGATGTACAATAAGGAAACGGAAATCAAGGATATTGTAGACATGCTCGTGAGAATGAAGGCCAGCGACGATCCTCACCAGCAAGACGTCTTTGCTTGTATGATTCACTCTTTACTTGATGAATACAGATTCTTCTCTGAGTATCCTTTGTCAGCTTTGGCATCAACCTCATTACTTTTTGGTGCTCTTTTGGAGAAGGACTTGATTCAGGGTACCACTTTGACGGTGGCTTTGAACTTCATCTGGGAATCTTGTAACCAACCGCAGGACTCCCATTTATTCAAGTTTGCAGTTCAATCAttgtacaacttcaagtccAGATTACATGAGTATCCTATTTATTGTAAGCACTTATTGGAGTGCCGTTCGTTATCTGCACATGCTAAGATGTACCAGATTGTTAAGGATGCCGCCAACGGTATTCCATGTGGCCAGACTGTTACGTCGACTCCCGAAGTTGGTCCAAGATACCAGTCAATAACTGTTTCTGACAAGACTATTGGCTTTgtcaaacaagaagaaccacCAGAAACAATCTCGGACAAGTTGcttttctttgtcaacAACATGACAGAAGACAACTTAAAGGTTTCTGAAGTGAAGGACTTATTAACTGAGAATTACTTTGCCTGGTTTTCCAACTACTTAGTGGTGGACAGGGCCAAAGCTGAGCCGAACAACCAAGGTTTGTATGCTACtttgattgaagaaattgacgAGCCTATTCTCTTGGAGTATGTTTTAAACGTCTCTCTTAAGGAAGTTGAACGTTTAATTAGAAATGCCAAGGATGCCAGGAACGAACgaaaccaattgaagaatttgggGCAATGGCTAGGTAAAATTACTTTGGCTAACGACAAGCCTTTGAGAAGAGACCAGATTGCCTTGAAATTCTTGTTAGTTGAAGCTTATGACTTCAAGTCGTTACCATTGATTATTCCATTTGTTTGTAAGATTTTGGATCAAGCTCAGTACTCAAAAGTTTTCAGACCACCCAATCCATGGGTCTTGGGTATCATCAAAGTTTTAGCAGAACTTTACAAGACTGCTGATTTGACTCTCAACCTTAAATTTGAAGTCGAAGTGTTACTTAATTCtttcaagatgaagattaGTGACGTCGAGCCTTCTACCTTGATTGAAGTACACAATCCAAATCCAGCCTCATTGGCTGCAATGTTCGGTATTCATCCGGAGACGGTGACATTGGCCAATGACATTTCCAGGTTGAGCTTAGAAGGAGCACATCCTTTGGAGCAATTACAGCCCCGTCAATTCCCGGCAGCTCTTACTCAACAGGTTGTGCAAGACTCACTTCCACCCCAGTctgctcttcttcctcagCTTCAACCTGCCTTCAAGGACCAACCTcctcaacaacaacaagctcAGCAACAGGACACTGGATTGGATACTAGTTTCAGCAACTTGATTGGAAACAGTATTTATACCCAACACGCTAATTTGAGAAGAGCCTTCCAAGCTTCTTTATCTAGAGCCGTCCGTGAATGTGCTGTTCCAATCTTGAGCAGAGTCTCTGAAGCTGTTTTGACAACAACCGAATCCCTTATCAATAAGGATTTCGCTACCGAGAGAGATGCTTTCAAGTTTAGGAGAAGCTACCAGAACATGGCACAACAGTTGTCCCATAGTATGGTGTTGTGCAGTGGGCGTAAGCTTTTGGCTGAGACTATTGAAGCAACTATGTTGCAGTTGTTAGGTAACAACGCTCTGGAATTGCCTTTAGAGGAGTTGAATGCAGCCATCCAAGCCAATGTCGGATTGTGCGTAGAAATAGTTGATAAGATTGCTTCTGATAACATCGCAGAATTGATCGATGAGAGAATGCAAAGATTTGTTCAAGCCCGTGAACAGCACAATGCTGCTGAGCCATATTTCGATTCCACAGGGAATGAGTATTCATTGCAATTACCAGAACCTCTTGGTTTAAGCAAGGAAGGTCTTAGTGCCAACCAGCTTAGTATATACGAGACTTTTGGCAGTGGTAGCAGTACTGAAGTCACACCTCCACAGCCAGAAGTGTCTTTGTCGCAGCCAACTGCtgttgtacaagaagaCTCTATTCCTGTTGACCAGCTCTTCACGGCAATTACTCAAAGCTGTGAAAAGGCTATCCAATTGTTGTCGGACGTGACCGAAACCAAATTGTCAGACTTGAGCCCAAGCCACCCGATTATGCAATCTTTAACTCAAGCACTTGGTATTGCGCAGGCAAATGCCATCAAGTACCCAGAATTATTGTTGAAGGCAGCGCAGTATGCTGTGAACTGTCTTTTCACTCAAGTTCATGATAACCCAATGTGTAATGAGATCTACGTCGTCTTTTTGGACAAGCTCTGTGAGTACTCTCCTTCCACGGCCAAGGATGTCACTTGGTGGTTGGTTCACTCTTCTGACCAGAGAAAGTTCAATATGCCTGTTATAttctctttgttgaaggttCAATTGGTTCTGCCTACTAAACTTGATTCATCTATTGGTAGACTCATCAACGAATCCAACAATCCCGTTGTGGTCAAATTTGCTGCCACTTTGCTCTTGAATGTCTACAGTTCGACTGAATTAAGACCAATAGCTTTGAGATCTGAATTCGGCTTTACCTTAGACGCCTTGAACAAATACGCAGGAGATGATgctactgaagaagacaaacaGGCTAAGTTGGCTCGTGACAACTTaattgagttgttgaacaggCCAACTGCTCCTGTTTCAAACCAGCTCTACAGTCAGTTAGGCTATGTATTTGCTGAATGGGTTAAGTTATTGACTCATGGTGAAAAGTCTCAGgaccttgaagaacaatttATTAAAGGAATGTTGGATACTGAAATTTTGACTGATCCTACTTATTTCCAGGTTTTCTTTAAGGCTGCCATTGAGATCTCAGTAGCTGCATTTGCAGCTGAACATGAGATCAGATCCAGAACACTTCGGGAATCCTACTTGGCAGTCGATACTCTTGCGATGTTGATTGTGAGAATTGTATCTCAATTcgatgaaaatgaagaagctATTGattacttgaagaagattattAGTGTTATCCTCTTGGTCTTGGCAAACGACCACGAGACTGCTAAGGCCAATTGGAATGAAAGAGCATACTTCAGGTTCTTCTCATCTTTGTTATCTTCCTGGACTGATTTGACTAGTGTAGAAGGTAGCGAGTTAAGTGCAGAATTGAATCAAGAATTCTACCTTTACATTGGTGAAGTTTTCAATGCTCTCCAGCCAATAATTTATCCTGGTCTCACTTTTGCATGGGTTTCGTTGATTGCACATCGTCTGTTCTTGCCCAAGTTGCTAGAATTGCCTGATGGAGCTGGCTATCAAACCGCTGTCAAGTTATTGTCGGATTTGCTTAAGTTCCAATGCGTTTATGGAAAAGATTCCAATCATGATGTTGTTaatgtcattttcaagGCACTCAACCGTATCTTCACTGGTTTGCTTCATGATTATCCGGACTTCTTGGTTGAATGCCACTACCAATTGGTCACTGCAATCCCAAAGGGCTACACgcaattgaagaacattGTTCTCTCTGCTACTCCTGCTAGTGTATCGGTACCAGACCCTTTCACCAGAGGTCTCAAGGTTGAAAGATTGCCAGAAATCAACGATTCTCCAGTTGTAGCTTATAAGCCGGTAGACGATTTGTCGAAGGTTGGCTTGAAAAAGCCGGTAGACAATTTCCTCCGTATTCCAGCGCCAGCTTTGATGAGAACTATTTATGGAGGTATTAAATTAAACCATCCTAAGGAAATCAGCGAATCAGAAGTGGTTCACTACAACGTCAAGTTGGTCAATGCTTTAGTGTTGCATGTTGGTATATCAGCTGTAGCCGACAGATTGCCCAATAATGTCAGAGGTTTCAATACGAAGTCGTCACAAGTAGCATTGTTGGTTGATTTGATGAATCAAGGCTCTCTGGAGTTCAAATTCCATTTGATTAATGCCATTGCCAACCAATTGCGGTACCCTAATAGCCATACTCATTGGTTTATTGGTATTATATTGCATTTCTTTTCATCCAACTCCATCTGGGgaactgctgctgccaaaGCTACTATTCAAGAGTTGATCACGAGAGTGTTGTTGGAGAGAAGAATTGTGAACAAACCTCATCCATGGGGCTTGACTATTGTCTTTACCgaattggtgaagaatGGCGACTATGGTTTCTTTGACTTGCCCTTTGTCCAAGACACCACgccagaattgaagaatatcttTGACTCTTTGTCGAAGAATGTCAAGGGCTCGACTCCTACTTCTGAGAATTGA
- a CDS encoding predicted protein, giving the protein MIDYEKLLEFEESLRTSSPPDSSVLLYNLELKIDSLRYGDEDDNETCSVTEFTDASLDKLFEEYDFTKDEFTTCSKCGRTLINADLLQSCCTAYIERKSNINSNLERSYWLSFVNSPTTTINTLPNYTQFLCLRQGIPNQIRSTIWQKLLLLNHTSIPQTTKLIFRNFQHSYSAEISVQISKDLNRTFPTVNFFRSQEAIDGLLTILNVYANYDAELGYCQGLLFLVGVLYYQFKGDAEMTLHALITIMESETELHDIFTTSSMCSTLNKWYGEFLYILKETDEKLYDHLTGFVELQSFLFQWWLSFISSHSPDLSIVNKVMDFCMLEGWKVGLFKISLGLLVSNKPILMTLDKGDEEVIYQHLLNESKWGNVINDLDLFFGDLLMSWDDKLFLCQKQIASDADSPSLESHPIINKFVQLSLHIGSLRARSRARSGSSASSSSGRTNSGASNQSSTSVFSHNAASNTRNTEVESLYSEISEAGSDNAKSFTDTKSFTDYLKLPLLTGRLSSDSTSAQNQELKTENETLKALLKRSYGQLEDNDANKDLREQILAAIEA; this is encoded by the coding sequence ATGATAGACTACGAAAAGCTCCTCGAATTCGAAGAATCGCTTCGTACGCTGTCTCCTCCAGACTCTTCGGTGCTTCTCTACAACCTTGAGCTCAAGATAGATTCTCTTCGCTATGGcgatgaagacgataaTGAGACCTGTTCAGTGACCGAGTTCACAGATGCTTCCTTAGACAAACTTTTTGAAGAGTACGACTTCACTAAAGACGAGTTCACCACTTGTTCAAAGTGTGGCCGTACCCTCATCAACGCCGACTTGCTCCAACTGTGCTGTACTGCTTATATCGAAAGAAAACTGAATATCAACTCTAATTTAGAAAGAAGCTATTGGCTTTCGTTTGTTAATAGCCCAACTACTACTATCAATACTTTACCTAACTATACTCAGTTCCTTTGTCTCAGACAAGGGATCCCCAACCAGATCAGATCCACGATCTGGCAGAAACTTTTGCTTCTCAACCATACTTCGATTCCTCAGACAACAAAGCTtatcttcagaaactttCAACACTCATACTCTGCAGAGATTTCTGTCCAGATCAGCAAAGATTTGAACAGAACATTTCCAACTGTAAACTTCTTCCGTAGCCAAGAAGCTATCGATGGTCTCTTGACAATCTTGAACGTTTACGCCAACTACGACGCTGAGTTGGGCTACTGCCAGGGGCTCTTGTTTCTTGTCGGAGTGTTGTACTACCAATTCAAAGGTGATGCTGAGATGACATTACATGCACTCATTACCATCATGGAGTCGGAGACCGAATTGCACGACATCTTCACTACTTCGTCTATGTGTAGCACTTTGAACAAGTGGTACGGAGAGTTCTTGtacatcttgaaggaaacCGACGAGAAGCTCTATGACCATTTGACGGGCTTTGTAGAACTTCAGTCgtttcttttccaatggTGGTTATCGTTTATCTCATCTCATTCGCCTGACTTGAGCATCGTTAACAAGGTCATGGACTTCTGTATGCTTGAAGGATGGAAAGTCGgtctcttcaagatctcgCTTGGACTTTTGGTCAGCAACAAGCCCATCTTGATGACTCTTGACAAGGGTGACGAAGAAGTTATCTATCAGCATCTCTTGAACGAGTCCAAGTGGGGTAACGTgatcaacgacttggacttgttcTTTGGAGATTTATTGATGTCTTGGGATGACAAGCTTTTTCTCTGTCAAAAACAGATTGCATCCGATGCTGACTCTCCATCTTTGGAGTCTCATCCGATTATCAACAAGTTTGTGCAATTATCGCTTCACATTGGTTCACTACGTGCCAGATCTCGTGCCAGATCTGGTTCGTCAgcttcgtcatcttctggTAGAACGAACAGTGGGGCATCGAACCAATCGTCGACTTCTGTATTCTCCCACAATGCTGCTTCCAATACAAGAAACACAGAAGTAGAGTCGTTGTATTCTGAGATCAGTGAAGCTGGTAGTGATAATGCAAAGTCGTTCACAGACACAAAGTCGTTCACAGATTACTTGAAGTTACCCTTATTGACTGGCAGATTGTCGCTGGATTCGACATCTGCGCAGAACCAAGAGCTCAAGACTGAGAACGAAACGTTGAAGGCATTGCTCAAGAGATCATATGGGcaattggaagacaatGACGCCAATAAGGATCTCAGAGAGCAAATCTTGGCTGCCATTGAAGCTTAG